The Chloroflexi bacterium ADurb.Bin180 region CGCTCTTGATCCCTCGCTCAGAGGCCAGGGCCAAGCTATTACGATAGGCAGCGGCCAGGGTAGCGGCTTCGCCTTTGTTCCCACCATGATAGATCGGCCCTACTGTGTGGATGACGTAACGGGCCTTTAGCCGTCCACCCCCTGTGATCCGTGCCTGCCCTGGCGGGCAGCCGCCCAGCCGTCGACACTCTTCCAGAATCTGCGGGCCTCGGGCGCGATGGATCGCCCCGTCGACCCCTCCACCACCCAGGAGGCTCGGGTTCGCCGCGTTGACAATCGCCTCCGTATCCTGCGCGGTGATATCTCCCTGAACAAGCTCCAGAATGGATGCACCTACTGTGACCTGCATGGCACCCTCCGTATCAATTGGTCCCGTTGACCAGGGCCCGCAATCGGGGAAACAGAACGCCTACCAGTTCTCTCACTTGTGGATGGACCAACGCCTCAAGAGACAAGTCCATCAAGGCTGCATAGTCACGATAGCCCAACACAAGCTGTGCGAACTGATGTCCCGACAGGCGCAGTTCACACTCTGATTTGATAGGACCGGGCAGCCACGACACGCCGGTCAGTCTGCCTTCTTCAATGCTGATCCTGGCGACGTCTGGCAGCAAATTGATGTCCAGGGTGGCGTTACTGGACCTGTAGGCAGAGTCAGCCAACCGTTTCTCCAGGACGGGAGCCATTCGCTTCAACAACTCCACCACATCCACGACCTTGACTTGCCAGGTGTATTACCGCTCTGGTTCCGCATGCATCTCCGTCACCAGTTTCAGCAGCTCATGTCGCGGATCCAGAGCAAAACATAGACCCTGGTAGTTTCTCTCCACGGCGATCCTGCGCGCGGAACGAAGCATGGCCTCGTATGCCACGGTCCTGTCATCGAGCCCCAAAGAGGACTCGACGCACATCTCGGCCAGCTCCAGCCATGGCCCCCACATATTCTGGCGCAGGCGAAAGTAGGCTATGACTCTTGCTCTGCTCTCTATCACCCAGGTTTCCTGGCGATCGGGTACTCCGGCTGGCGCCTCTTCCAGGTAACGCCACAGAGCCTCGCTTCTTTCGGCCTGGATCTCAAGCTCTGACTGACGATACAGCAACATCACCGTCGCCAGATCCCGCTCAAGATCCATGGGGCGAACCGTCATCGAGCCAGAGGAATCCTTTTCGTCGGCAGGCAGTTGTGCCAGCTTTAGCCTGGCGCAACTCCCCAGCGGGACAGCAAATTCGTAGCCGAACTGTCGGTGAAAGCCAGGAATACCCTCGATGCAACCCAACAAGCAACCCGCGGCGCCCATTTCGTGGTGAACGCGATGCATCTGTGCGCGAATCAGGCCGCGCTTGCGATAG contains the following coding sequences:
- the ymdB gene encoding O-acetyl-ADP-ribose deacetylase, whose amino-acid sequence is MQVTVGASILELVQGDITAQDTEAIVNAANPSLLGGGGVDGAIHRARGPQILEECRRLGGCPPGQARITGGGRLKARYVIHTVGPIYHGGNKGEAATLAAAYRNSLALASERGIKSVAFPSLSTGAYGYPLELAAPLALKTVLEYIRFHQDISLVRFVLYGDEAYRAYEKALAALTSATEKEQG